One genomic region from Osmerus eperlanus chromosome 6, fOsmEpe2.1, whole genome shotgun sequence encodes:
- the cacul1 gene encoding CDK2-associated and cullin domain-containing protein 1: MEDMEEDSFDLLDDHNHNYCENGTHLYLRTKMSDAPQPQPVSPVPLMLRDHEKVCSSSTSNSKLMDLDSSSESSSEISDIDSHASSALAGALTLNSASKFLMNAMTEEDYRNTYWPNLEKAIDHLLIQNPSDHISISYEQIYSYVYKCVCQQHSELLYKDLMSKITIHLQQVSSDLQICPPENFIESFNLALTQYTAALQCIVPVFIYMNKFYIETKLNRDLKEDLMKLFTDHVAEKHVNTLIPLLIKAHSMPFQVRPSTMASVVKGLYCLKPEWAQSAPALFSGFIPQINPPAVESQLSDYAAHDQKLQMELSLKGFSRGDQSRKRTSEDSP, translated from the exons atggagGATATGGAAGAAGACAGCTTTGACCTACTTGATGACCACAACCATAACTACTGTGAGAACGGAACCCACTTGTATCTCAGGACCAAAATGTCAGATGCTCCCCAGCCACAACCTGTCTCACCGGTGCCTCTCATGCTAAGGGACCATGAAAAGGTCTGTTCCAGCAGCACCAGTAATTCAAAGTTAATGGACTTAGATTCAAGCAGCGAGAGCAGCAGTGAGATCAGCGACATTGATAGCCACGCTTCGTCAGCTCTTGCCGGAGCACTGACTCTGAACTCAGCCTCAAAGTTTC TAATGAATGCTATGACGGAGGAGGATTATAGAAACACATACTGGCCAAACCTGGAGAAAGCCATTGACCACCTACTCATCCAAAACCCCTCGGACCACATCTCTATTTCATATGAGCAAATATACAG TTATGTGTACAAGTGTGTATGTCAGCAACACTCAGAGTTGCTGTACAAAGACTTGATGTCGAAGATTACTATCCACCTTCAGCAAGTATCTTCAGACTTACAG ATTTGTCCACCAGAGAATTTTATTGAAAGTTTCAACCTTGCTCTAACTCAATACACAGCTGCTCTTCAATGCATAGTTCCTGTATTCATATATATG AATAAGTTCTACATTGAAACAAAGCTAAATAGAGACTTGAAAGAAGATCTTATGAAGCTGTTCACTGATCATGTTGCAGAAAAACATGTGAACACATTGATTC CACTTCTGATCAAAGCCCATTCCATGCCCTTTCAAGTCAGACCATCAACTATGGCTAGTGTGGTTAAAGGATTGTATTGTCTCAAACCAG AGTGGGCCCAGTCAGCTCCTGCCCTGTTCTCTGGATTCATCCCTCAGATCAACCCTCCTGCAGTGGAGTCTCAGCTCTCTGACTATGCAGCTCATGACCAGAAATTGCAGATGGAGCTCTCTCTTAAGGGCTTTTCCAG AGGTGACCAGTCTCGCAAGAGGACCAGTGAGGATTCGCCGTAG
- the sirt1 gene encoding NAD-dependent protein deacetylase sirtuin-1, which yields MRHLNHPAVDRGRIFHHGPQRLYELKMADGENILVGACSSTPDMDEPVSKRQKISMAIECGLKIVQTEQVICGAEAGERWAEVALARPEERGVEPVMAVEQAPAALLGADNGQMVLEPHGRVVKVDKTTVDGLAEEQAEPLGQDGALSPNGLATSDCANEDDDRSSHASSSDWTPQPQIGSYSFIQQHIMRETDPRTILKDLLPETVLPPDLDDMTLWQIIINISEPPKRKKRKDINTLEDVVRLLHESKKILVLTGAGVSVSCGIPDFRSRDGIYARLAVDFPDLPDPQAMFDIEYFRRDPRPFFKFAKEIYPGQFQPSPCHKFISMLDKQGKLLRNYTQNIDTLEQVAGVQRIIQCHGSFATASCLVCKHKVDCEAVREDIFNQVVPHCPRCPDIPLAIMKPDIVFFGENLPEFFHRAMKQDKDEVDLLIVIGSSLKVRPVALIPNSIPHEVPQILINREQLPHLNFDVELLGDCDVIINELCHRLAGDFEQLCYNTLRLNEITEKPPRLPTSTEQPLCEALPSTHSEQIEEQKQQNTEVKSSEDSGTQSGKDVLELSPGVSPGPCPKAQSLKDDTLGRSESQTVDPQPEEVEQQEGLNDQNLNREIHRRCWMSRVSRSPISKRLEKSQYLFQAPNHYIFHGAEVCSDSEDETSSSCGSDSEDSCCSADGMEDEEEDEEEDEDSEAEEPSMPAVEGEGCHRDTQPHKQANKDTLSVQTNSTAENIKSTTNL from the exons ATGCGCCATTTAAATCACCCAGCTGTCGACCGCGGAAGAATTTTTCACCACGGTCCACAGCGGCTTTATGAGCTGAAGATGGCGGACGGGGAGAATATTCTCGTTGGAGCCTGTTCTAGCACTCCTGATATGGACGAACCAGTCtctaaaagacagaaaataagCATGGCAATTGAATGTGGGCTGAAAATCGTTCAGACGGAACAAGTGATTTGCGGAGCAGAGGCTGGTGAGCGTTGGGCGGAGGTGGCTCTTGCGCggccagaggagaggggggttgagcCGGTGATGGCGGTAGAGCAGGCCCCAGCAGCATTACTAGGCGCAGACAATGGGCAAATGGTACTGGAGCCTCACGGAAGAGTCGTAAAAGTGGACAAAACAACTGTAGATGGACTAGCTGAGGAGCAAGCAG AACCTCTTGGTCAAGACGGGGCTCTTTCTCCCAACGGGCTTGCCACCTCCGACTGTGCCAACGAGGATGATGACAGGTCCTCCCATGCAAGCTCCAGTGATTGGACCCCGCAACCTCAAATAG GGTCCTACAGTTTTATTCAGCAACACATCATGAGAGAGACTGATCCAAGAACTATTCTCAAAGACCTGCTTCCTGAGACCGTGCTTCCTCCCGACTTGGATGACATGACTCTATGGCAAATCATCATCAACATCTCAGAACCTCCTAAAAGAAAGAAGCGCAAAGATATTAACACACTGGAGGACGTGGTCAGGTTACTTCATGAAAGCAAAAAGATCCTAGTGCTTACTGGAGCTGGG GTGTCTGTTTCATGTGGTATACCAGACTTCCGGTCGAGGGATGGTATCTATGCAAGACTTGCCGTGGACTTCCCTGATCTTCCAGACCCTCAAGCAATGTTTGATATAGAGTACTTCAGAAGAGACCCCAGACCTTTCTTTAAGTTTGCCAAG GAGATCTACCCTGGACAGTTCCAGCCATCACCCTGTCACAAGTTTATATCTATGCTGGATAAGCAGGGGAAGCTTCTACGAAACTATACTCAGAACATTGACACCCTGGAACAAGTGGCTGGCGTTCAAAGAATTATTCAGTGTCATG GGTCTTTTGCAACAGCATCCTGTCTAGTTTGTAAACACAAAGTTGATTGTGAGGCTGTAAGAGAAGACATCTTTAATCAG GTTGTCCCTCACTGTCCACGGTGTCCTGACATCCCTCTGGCAATCATGAAACCTGATATTGTCTTCTTTGGAGAGAATCTTCCAGAGTTCTTTCACAGAGCAATGAAGCAAGACAAAGATGAAGTAGACCTCCTTATTGTGATAGGGTCCTCACTTAAAGTGCGACCAGTTGCACTCATCCCAA ACTCTATTCCTCATGAAGTGCCTCAAATCCTGATCAATAGGGAGCAGCTGCCTCACCTCAACTTCGATGTGGAGCTTCTCGGCGACTGTGACGTCATCATCAATGAGCTCTGTCACCGACTAGCAGGAGACTTTGAACAACTGTGCTACAACACCTTAAGACTCAATGAGATTACAGAGAAACCCCCTCGATTACCCACCTCCACAGAGCAACCACTTTGTGAGGCCTTGCCTTCTACACACAGTGAGCAGATAGAGGAACAGAAGCAACAAAATACAGAAGTCAAGTCCTCAGAAGACAGTGGAACACAGAGTGGCAAAGATGTTCTTGAACTATCACCAGGAGTATCACCAGGACCCTGTCCGAAAGCCCAGAGTCTTAAGGATGACACGCTAGGCAGGTCAGAGTCACAGACAGTAGATCCACAACCAGAAGAAGTGGAACAACAAGAGGGACTAAATGACCAAAACCTTAATCGTGAAATTCACAGACGATGCTGGATGAGTCGAGTCAGTCGCAGTCCAATCAGCAAGCGCCTTGAGA AAAGTCAATATTTATTTCAAGCACCAAATCACTACATCTTCCACGGGGCTGAAGTGTGCTCAGACTCTGAAGATGAGACATCTAGTTCCTGTGGAAGTGATAGTGAGGATTCCTGCTGCAGTGCTGATGggatggaggatgaggaagaggatgaggaagaggatgaggacagTGAGGCTGAGGAGCCAAGTATGCCagcagtggagggagagggctgccacagagacacacagccacacaagcAAGCCAATAAGGACACTTTAAGTGTGCAGACAAACAGTACAGCTGAAAACATTAAGAGCACCACAAACCTTTAA